A single window of Oreochromis aureus strain Israel breed Guangdong linkage group 7, ZZ_aureus, whole genome shotgun sequence DNA harbors:
- the LOC116321289 gene encoding caspase-3-like: MSQQRRPVGGKAEVNRAVVVSVAEFYPGVKMGNRAGAKRDAKRLHGTLSRRGFKVELHSDLSGAEIYELFEKESRRPVKDCFLAVLSSHGEEDCVFGADGKPVRLSRIFAYFDNECMEKKAKVFLIQACRGDALDDGVEVDSAGDATDCSFSLHLSVPVDTAVMYATPPGYGAFMSLHGSVFLQTFCTLLEDEAHQKLELTRLMTRLSHRVAYTFQAKGRELGGKKEMPCFLTRLTREVFLSSEPERDGKAAGISAMLLVGTESTRTRTPSIS; encoded by the exons ATGTCCCAGCAGAGACGACCAGTGGGTGGGAAGGCTGAGGTGAACCGGGCAGTGGTGGTGTCCGTGGCCGAGTTTTACCCCGGGGTGAAAATGGGGAACAGGGCCGGAGCGAAGAGGGACGCCAAGAGGCTCCACGGTACCCTCAGCAGGCGGGGTTTTAAGGTGGAATTGCACAGCGACCTCAGCGGCGCCGAAATCTACGAGCTGTTTGAGAAAG AGAGCAGGCGGCCTGTGAAGGACTGCTTCCTGGCTGTCTTGTCGTCTCACGGGGAGGAGGACTGCGTGTTCGGAGCTGACGGGAAACCCGTCCGGCTGTCTCGAATCTTTGCATATTTTGACAACGAGTGCATGGAGAAAAAGGCCAAAGTGTTCCTCATACAG GCGTGTCGGGGAGACGCTCTGGATGATGGAGTTGAGGTGGACTCGGCTGGTGACGCCACTGACTGCAGCTTCTCACTCCACCTCTCTGTTCCTGTAGATACAGCTGTGATGTATGCCACGCCCCCAG GTTACGGAGCCTTCATGAGCCTGCATGGATCTGTCTTCCTGCAGACGTTCTGCACGTTGTTGGAGGACGAGGCCCATCAGAAACTAGAGCTGACTCGCCTGATGACCCGCCTCTCCCACAGGGTGGCCTACACCTTCCAGGCCAAAGGTCGTGAGCTGGGTGGGAAGAAAGAGATGCCATGCTTCCTGACACGACTGACCAGAGAGGTGTTCCTGTCCTCAGAACCGGAGAGAGACGGAAAAGCAGCGGGAATCTCAGCCATGTTACTGGTCGGCACTGAGAGCACCAGAACGCGGACACCTTCCATCAGTTAG
- the LOC116321418 gene encoding caspase-7-like, with protein MDAGAGSNRAVVVYMAQFDPGVSLGDRAGAQKDAKRLHGTLSRRGFEVELHSDLSGDEIYELFVQESRRPVKDCFLAVFSSHGEEDCVFGADGKPVRLSRIFAYFDNECMENKAKVFFIQACRGDALDDGVEVDSAGDATDCNFSLHLSAPVDTAVMYATPPGYGAFMSPLGSVFLQTFCTLLEDEAHQKLELTRLMTRLSHRVAYTFQAKGRELGGKKEMPCFLTRLTREVFLSSESEREAKTADL; from the exons ATGGATGCCGGAGCAGGGAGTAACCGCGCGGTGGTGGTGTACATGGCCCAGTTTGACCCCGGCGTGAGTCTGGGGGACAGGGCCGGAGCCCAGAAAGACGCCAAGAGACTCCACGGCACCCTCAGCAGGCGGGGCTTCGAAGTGGAGCTGCACAGCGACCTGAGCGGTGACGAAATCTACGAGCTGTTTGTGCAAG AGAGCAGGCGGCCTGTGAAGGACTGCTTCCTGGCTGTCTTTTCGTCTCACGGGGAGGAGGACTGCGTATTCGGAGCTGACGGGAAACCCGTCCGGCTGTCTCGAATCTTCGCATATTTTGACAACGAGTGCATGGAGAATAAAGCCAAAGTGTTTTTCATACAG gCGTGTCGGGGAGACGCTCTGGATGATGGAGTGGAGGTGGACTCGGCCGGTGATGCCACCGACTGCAACTTCTCTCTCCACCTCTCTGCTCCTGTAGATACAGCTGTGATGTATGCCACGCCCCCAG GTTACGGAGCCTTCATGAGCCCGCTTGGATCTGTCTTCCTGCAGACGTTCTGCACGTTGTTGGAGGACGAGGCCCATCAGAAACTAGAGCTGACTCGCCTGATGACCCGCCTCTCCCACAGGGTGGCCTACACCTTCCAGGCCAAAGGTCGTGAGCTGGGCGGGAAGAAAGAGATGCCGTGCTTTCTGACACGACTGACCAGAGAGGTGTTCCTATCCTCAGAGTCAGAGAGAGAAGCCAAGACTGCAGATCTCTGA